One Cynocephalus volans isolate mCynVol1 chromosome 7, mCynVol1.pri, whole genome shotgun sequence genomic region harbors:
- the RUFY2 gene encoding RUN and FYVE domain-containing protein 2 isoform X5 has product MATKDPTAVERANLLNMAKLSIKGLIESALSFGRTLDSDYPPLQQFFVVMEHCLKHGLKVRKSFLSYNKTIWGPLELVEKLYPEAEEIGASVRDLPGLKTPLGRARAWLRLALMQKKMADYLRCLIIQRDLLSEFYEYHALMMEEEGAVIVGLLVGLNVIDANLCVKGEDLDSQVGVIDFSMYLKNEEDIGNKERNVQIAAILDQKNYVEELNRQLNSTVSSLHSRVDSLEKSNTKLIEELAIAKNNIIKLQEENHQLRSENKLILMKTQQHLEVTKVDVETELQTYKHSRQGLDEMYNEARRQLRDESQLRQDVENELAVQVSMKHEIELAMKLLEKDIHEKQDTLIGLRQQLEEVKAINIEMYQKLQGSEDGLKEKNEIIARLEEKTHKITAAMRQLEQSSSLSFTQS; this is encoded by the exons CTACAAAAGACCCCACAGCTGTAGAGAGAGCAAACTTGTTAAACATGGCTAAACTGAGTATCAAAGGACTCATTGAATCTGCTCTAAGCTTTGGCCGCACTTTGGATTCTGACTATCCCCCCTTGCAGCAGTTCTTTGTTGTTATGGAACATTGTCTGAAACACGGTCTTAAAG taagAAAATCATTTTTGAGTTATAACAAAACCATCTGGGGCCCTTTGGAACTAGTTGAGAAGCTGTACCCAGAAGCAGAGGAAATAGGAGCCAGTGTCCGGGATTTACCTGGTCTTAA GACCCCCCTGGGTCGTGCAAGAGCATGGCTTCGATTAGCTCTCATGCAGAAGAAAATGGCTGATTATCTGCGTTGCTTAATTATTCAGAGGGATCTCTTGAG tGAGTTCTATGAATATCATGCACTAATGATGGAAGAAGAAGGAGCAGTGATTGTTGGGCTGCTGGTTGGCCTGAATGTGATAGATGCTAATCTGTGTGTAAAGGGAGAGGATTTAGACTCACAA GTTGGAGTGATtgatttttccatgtatttaaaaaatgaagaagatatTGGAAATAAAGAAAG GAATGTTCAAATTGCTGCCATATTAGACCAAAAGAATTACGTGGAAGAATTAAATAGACAGCTGAA CAGTACAGTCAGCAGCCTCCATTCAAGAGTGGATTCATTAGAAAAGTCAAATACTAAGCTGATTGAAGAG TTGGCAATAGCAAAGAATAATATCATTAAACTCCAAGAAGAAAATCATCAATTACGAAgtgaaaataaattgattttaatgaaaacacagcaGCACCTAGAG GTTACCAAAGTGGATGTGGAAACTGAACTTCAAACATATAAGCATTCTCGGCAGGGGCTAGATGAAATGTATAATGAAGCCAGAAGACAGCTCCGAGATGAATCTCAGTTACGACAG GATGTGGAGAATGAGCTAGCGGTACAAGTTAGTATGAAACATGAGATTGAACTTGCCATGAAGTTGTTGGAGAAAGATATTCATGAGAAACAAGATACTCTGATAGGTCTTCGACAACAACTAGAGGAAGTTAAAGCAATTAACATAGAGATGTATCAAAAGTTACAG GGTTCTGAAGAtggcttgaaagaaaaaaatgaaataattgccCGACTAGAagaaaaaacccataaaataacTGCAGCCATGAGGCAGCTGGAACAAAG TTCTAGCCTCAGTTTTACCCAAAGTTGA